From a region of the Natranaerovirga pectinivora genome:
- a CDS encoding DivIVA domain-containing protein: protein MLTPLDIESKTFKKGGMGYSAKEVDKFLREIMNHYEKLYKENIELKDKINVLNEGISYYKTIEETLQSTLLLAERTAEETRANAHNKAQQIEKEAELKATLIVQEAKDELYRVQIKIEELISHYDTYKIQIKQFLKTQLEIIDDKTISMANITSKDEIDSFLEHLSKNNNDNEIKEGQTKENSND from the coding sequence ATGTTGACACCGTTAGATATTGAGTCAAAAACCTTTAAAAAGGGTGGAATGGGCTATAGTGCCAAAGAAGTTGATAAATTCTTAAGAGAAATAATGAATCATTATGAAAAACTCTATAAGGAAAACATAGAACTAAAAGATAAAATCAATGTATTAAATGAAGGTATTTCTTATTATAAAACAATTGAAGAAACACTTCAAAGCACTTTGCTTCTAGCTGAAAGAACAGCGGAAGAAACAAGAGCAAACGCACATAACAAAGCTCAACAAATAGAAAAAGAAGCAGAGTTGAAAGCAACCTTAATTGTACAAGAAGCAAAAGATGAATTGTATAGAGTTCAAATAAAAATTGAAGAACTTATTAGCCACTACGATACATATAAGATTCAAATAAAACAATTCTTAAAGACTCAGTTAGAAATAATTGATGATAAAACAATCTCTATGGCTAATATTACAAGTAAAGATGAAATAGATTCATTCTTAGAGCATTTATCAAAAAACAATAATGATAATGAAATTAAAGAAGGGCAAACTAAAGAGAACTCTAATGATTAG
- a CDS encoding YlmH family RNA-binding protein, whose protein sequence is MNKEEQIVINRLRDLASICHNKNIPTFSDFLNLNEQNLLSWVKEETQNINVSLDGGYKYAERKMIVFYPNHYDEKELYAPYACLKIKPSSPKFKDELNHRDYLGAILSLGIDRSKIGDIIINDSEAFVFCTEGISNYIKDNFFEIKRTSIEIDIIYDLNEVEFSPKFKTISGSVSSIRLDTVIALGFTKSRGQMTPLIQGGKVFVNGKLIQSNSYILKENDIVSVRGLGKIIYREVKQQTKKGRNYIIIDRFI, encoded by the coding sequence GTGAATAAAGAAGAGCAAATTGTAATCAATAGGCTAAGGGATTTAGCTAGTATATGTCATAACAAAAATATTCCCACTTTCTCAGATTTTTTAAATCTAAACGAACAAAATTTATTAAGCTGGGTAAAAGAAGAAACTCAAAATATAAATGTGTCTTTAGATGGTGGGTACAAATATGCTGAAAGAAAAATGATTGTTTTTTATCCAAATCATTACGATGAAAAAGAATTATATGCCCCATATGCTTGCTTGAAAATAAAACCTAGTAGCCCGAAATTTAAAGATGAATTGAACCATAGAGATTACTTAGGGGCGATTTTGAGTTTAGGGATAGATAGAAGTAAAATTGGTGACATCATAATAAATGATAGTGAAGCATTTGTTTTTTGTACAGAGGGTATTTCTAATTATATTAAGGACAATTTTTTTGAAATAAAAAGGACAAGTATAGAAATTGATATCATATATGATTTAAATGAGGTTGAATTTAGCCCTAAGTTTAAAACCATTAGCGGTTCTGTATCTTCAATTAGATTAGATACTGTAATTGCATTAGGGTTTACAAAGTCTAGGGGGCAGATGACTCCTTTAATACAGGGGGGTAAAGTTTTTGTTAATGGAAAGTTAATTCAATCTAACAGTTATATCTTAAAAGAAAACGATATTGTATCCGTTAGAGGTTTAGGAAAGATAATTTACAGGGAAGTAAAGCAACAAACTAAAAAAGGACGTAATTATATTATAATAGATCGCTTTATTTAG
- the aroB gene encoding 3-dehydroquinate synthase, which translates to MNRELQIKTKDKEYPIKFCQSYEGLLGLLDHIDFTNKKVCIVTDTNVGNIYLEEVKNALGYSAEKVVAFTFPAGEENKTLNTVYELYELLINEKFDRKSILIALGGGVVGDLTGFTASTYLRGIDFIQMPTSLLSQVDSSIGGKTGVDFKGYKNMVGAFYQPRAVIINTKTIDTLPKNEFSSGMAEIIKHALIKDLEYLDWLEKNSEQVNLLNQESLTEMIYRSCCIKKDVVEKDEKEENIRALLNFGHTVGHAIEKIKDFTWLHGECVSVGMVVAAYLSYKRGYISKEKCYRINNVLVKYNLPIEVKDISPEEIIKVTKLDKKVKSSVLHFILLNELGVANIYTDVTDDELLNAINNIIS; encoded by the coding sequence ATGAATAGAGAATTACAAATAAAAACAAAAGATAAAGAATATCCTATAAAGTTCTGTCAATCCTACGAAGGATTATTAGGGTTATTAGATCATATTGATTTTACTAATAAAAAAGTTTGTATCGTAACAGATACAAATGTAGGCAATATTTATTTAGAAGAAGTTAAAAATGCCTTAGGGTATAGTGCTGAAAAGGTGGTGGCATTTACTTTTCCAGCAGGGGAAGAAAATAAAACACTAAATACAGTATATGAATTATATGAACTATTAATAAATGAAAAGTTTGATAGAAAATCAATTTTAATTGCATTAGGTGGTGGTGTTGTTGGTGATTTAACAGGATTTACAGCATCTACTTACCTTAGAGGTATTGATTTTATTCAAATGCCGACGTCATTATTATCACAAGTAGACAGTAGTATTGGTGGAAAAACAGGTGTGGATTTTAAAGGATATAAAAACATGGTTGGTGCCTTTTATCAACCGAGAGCTGTGATTATTAATACTAAAACCATTGATACATTGCCTAAAAACGAATTTAGTTCGGGAATGGCAGAGATTATAAAACATGCTTTAATAAAAGATTTAGAGTATCTAGATTGGTTAGAGAAAAATAGTGAACAAGTAAACCTTTTAAATCAAGAGTCTTTAACAGAAATGATCTATAGAAGCTGTTGCATAAAAAAAGATGTAGTAGAGAAAGATGAAAAAGAAGAAAATATTAGAGCATTACTAAATTTTGGGCATACAGTAGGCCATGCCATTGAAAAAATAAAAGATTTTACTTGGTTGCATGGGGAATGTGTGTCTGTAGGTATGGTAGTTGCTGCTTATCTTTCATATAAAAGAGGCTATATATCCAAAGAAAAATGTTATAGAATTAATAATGTCTTAGTGAAGTATAATTTGCCCATTGAGGTAAAAGATATATCTCCTGAAGAAATCATTAAAGTAACGAAATTAGACAAAAAAGTTAAGTCTAGTGTATTACATTTTATTTTGTTAAATGAATTAGGGGTAGCAAACATATATACAGATGTAACAGATGATGAATTATTGAATGCTATAAATAACATTATTTCATAA
- a CDS encoding YggT family protein, with translation MPEQTLQIILTTFLYFFRALEIFLIAYIIMSWLPIKPNNPLVQFIRSIVEPLLSPVRRLIQKSVFGGRTSMLDFSPIIVFIILAYLQRFIDSILRGL, from the coding sequence ATGCCAGAACAAACATTGCAAATTATTTTAACAACCTTTTTGTACTTTTTTAGAGCATTAGAAATATTTTTGATTGCATATATAATAATGTCTTGGTTGCCAATTAAGCCTAATAATCCATTGGTTCAGTTTATAAGATCTATAGTTGAGCCATTACTTTCCCCAGTAAGACGTCTAATACAAAAATCGGTTTTTGGTGGCAGAACATCTATGTTAGACTTTTCACCTATTATAGTATTTATTATATTAGCATACTTACAAAGATTTATAGATTCTATATTAAGAGGCTTATAA
- a CDS encoding cell division protein SepF, giving the protein MSKFLDKMMNFMKLNDDEEEFEMEQTEEEIAVAEPMTEVRQLKQYKRNNSKIVNIHTNIQMEVIVIHPESYDEAQDICDHIRSKRPVVINLETMERDTAQRIMDFISGACYSLNGNLQRVTNNIFIIAPDNVDIAGDFKEELKTNGIILPWKKE; this is encoded by the coding sequence ATGTCTAAGTTTTTGGACAAAATGATGAATTTTATGAAATTAAATGACGATGAGGAAGAATTTGAAATGGAACAAACAGAGGAAGAGATTGCGGTAGCAGAACCGATGACAGAGGTAAGACAATTAAAACAATATAAAAGAAATAACTCAAAAATTGTAAACATCCATACAAATATACAAATGGAAGTCATTGTGATACATCCAGAATCCTATGACGAAGCACAAGACATTTGTGACCATATAAGATCTAAAAGACCTGTTGTAATTAATTTAGAGACTATGGAAAGAGACACTGCTCAAAGAATAATGGACTTTATTAGTGGTGCTTGTTATTCTTTAAATGGTAACCTTCAAAGAGTTACCAATAATATTTTTATTATTGCCCCTGACAATGTAGATATAGCAGGAGACTTTAAAGAAGAATTAAAAACAAATGGGATAATTTTACCTTGGAAAAAGGAATAA
- a CDS encoding YggS family pyridoxal phosphate-dependent enzyme, with translation MHMHIKDNLAEVDQQIKKACIKVGRDPSEVTLIAVSKTKPNEYIDAAYKEGMVDFGENKVQELRDKMEEISHRINWHFIGHLQRNKVKYIIDKVSLIHSVDSLRLAEKINEEGNKRGIIVNILVQVNIANEESKFGVEKEALYLLIHSISKLSNVSVKGLMTIAPYTDNPEENRAFFAKMKELYVDIKSKNIDNVNMEILSMGMTNDFEVAIEEGATMIRVGTGIFGERNYK, from the coding sequence ATGCATATGCATATAAAAGATAATCTAGCAGAAGTGGATCAACAGATTAAAAAAGCTTGTATAAAAGTAGGTAGAGACCCTAGTGAAGTGACACTTATTGCAGTAAGTAAAACAAAGCCTAATGAATATATTGATGCTGCTTATAAGGAAGGCATGGTTGATTTTGGCGAAAACAAAGTTCAAGAACTAAGAGATAAGATGGAAGAAATTAGCCATAGAATTAATTGGCATTTTATAGGGCATCTGCAAAGAAATAAAGTCAAATATATTATTGATAAGGTTTCTTTAATACATTCCGTAGATTCTCTAAGACTGGCTGAAAAGATAAATGAAGAAGGAAACAAAAGAGGTATTATCGTTAATATTTTAGTTCAGGTTAATATTGCAAATGAAGAGTCAAAATTCGGTGTAGAAAAGGAAGCCTTATACCTTCTAATTCATAGCATATCGAAATTAAGTAATGTTTCTGTGAAAGGATTAATGACTATTGCACCCTATACAGATAATCCTGAAGAAAATAGGGCATTTTTTGCTAAAATGAAGGAATTATATGTTGACATAAAAAGTAAAAACATTGATAATGTTAATATGGAGATTTTATCCATGGGGATGACGAATGATTTTGAAGTTGCAATTGAAGAAGGCGCAACTATGATAAGAGTTGGAACTGGTATTTTTGGAGAAAGAAATTATAAATAG